In Canis lupus baileyi chromosome X, mCanLup2.hap1, whole genome shotgun sequence, one DNA window encodes the following:
- the LOC140628771 gene encoding PWWP domain-containing DNA repair factor 3B-like has translation MDAEYVLCNWKGHLWPARVLSRSGVSPRNKRKGALSLEVEILSVDEKIKVKSTDVKILNESQIESITSLLTAQSKASVPAGQEVPYRNALTVALEILKERADVCPAGASDDPETTTPSRRGPRKRSLKDYRKAKGILLRRLRKRRNLKPRLVHSQRPDTTEGGQSQAHTTITPLPRKRRAKSSPSSSRRPNLPSLSEDGGEKEGKEKRDTSRVRSLHRIAKEGGTGAEDGGILPSPPPGFNLTVPEEALKEEAPDTHAKNPAASSEGSASSRNVEDHGEGPWEPGMEGAAASSSAPNLRPRCSLRLANRRRKLQVPEFEKGLQESRPSASSKAVNPTTAIKKDVSQEMGQLTSTLSPQEPCPIEGGMMVWFKFQNHPFWPAVVKSVSQAEQTARVLLIEANMHAEMSGIRVPLRRLKPLDCKEKETLMKRARKMYEQSVNWCFSLISHYREGLTCGSFAGSFLDYYAADVSYPVRKAIQDGDLEADFPKVNYADLEDSEEETSVGGKRPRKKILPDRMRAARDRANQRLVDFIVKKKGADHHLLDIVKGRKQSRWLTSFLNSKRYTLCIETYLEDEDQLDVVVGHLQEIYKQIDKKRLTLARDDKVSFVVEVLLPEAIICSIAALDGLGYKEAEEKYLRGPPVHYREKQLFDKNILKKMRKRSAPGLKANK, from the coding sequence ATGGATGCTGAGTATGTCCTATGCAACTGGAAGGGCCACTTGTGGCCAGCAAGGGTTTTGTCCAGATCCGGGGTCTCACcaagaaataagaggaaaggaGCACTTTCTCTAGAAGTTGAAATACTCTCGGTGgatgaaaaaattaaagtgaaaagcACAGACGTAAAGATCCTAAACGAGTCTCAGATTGAATCCATTACCTCCTTGCTAACAGCCCAGTCGAAGGCCAGTGTCCCAGCGGGACAGGAAGTGCCTTACAGAAACGCTCTTACAGTGGCATTGGAGATTCTGAAGGAGAGAGCAGATGTGTGCCCAGCAGGAGCATCGGATGATCCAGAGACCACTACACCGTCCCGAAGGGGACCAAGAAAGCGATCTCTTAAAGACTACCGGAAGGCCAAAGGGATCTTACTGAGGCGTCTCAGGAAACGCAGAAACCTCAAACCGCGGCTGGTGCATTCTCAGAGACCAGACACCACAGAAGGCGGCCAATCACAGGCACACACAACCATCACTCCCCTTCCAAGGAAAAGGCGAGCAAAGTCCTCACCAAGCTCCAGCAGGCGCCCGAACTTACCGTCGCTTTCAGAAGATGGTGGTGAGAAAGAGGGCAAGGAAAAGAGGGACACCTCAAGAGTTAGGTCTTTGCATCGCATAGCCAAGGAGGGGGGTACCGGGGCTGAAGATGGAGGCATCCTTCCATCTCCGCCACCAGGTTTCAACCTCACTGTGCCCGAGGAGGCTCTGAAAGAAGAGGCACCTGACACCCACGCAAAGAACCCGGCTGCCTCCTCTGAGGgctctgcctcctccaggaatGTTGAGGACCACGGAGAGGGTCCCTGGGAGCCAGGCATGGAAGGTGCGGCAGCCTCCTCCAGTGCCCCTAACCTGAGGCCGCGTTGTTCACTCCGTCTGGCAAACAGGAGAAGGAAGCTGCAGGTACCAGAGTTTGAGAAAGGGCTGCAGGAATCTCGACCTTCGGCCAGCTCAAAGGCTGTGAACCCCACCACTGCTATTAAGAAGGATGTCAGCCAGGAAATGGGACAACTGACCAGCACGCTTTCTCCACAGGAGCCTTGTCCCATTGAAGGAGGAATGATGGTCTGgtttaaatttcaaaatcacCCCTTTTGGCCAGCGGTGGTAAAGAGCGTCAGCCAAGCAGAGCAGACTGCAAGGGTGCTTTTGATTGAGGCAAACATGCACGCTGAAATGAGTGGCATTCGAGTTCCTCTTCGAAGATTAAAGCCCCTGGactgcaaagagaaagaaacactgaTGAAGAGAGCCAGGAAAATGTACGAGCAAAGTGTGAACTGGTGTTTCTCCCTGATTTCTCACTACAGAGAAGGGCTCACTTGTGGGTCTTTTGCAGGCTCCTTCCTGGACTATTATGCTGCTGACGTCAGTTACCCAGTTAGGAAAGCCATCCAGGACGGGGATCTGGAGGCTGACTTCCCAAAGGTCAATTATGCCGACCTGGAGGATTCTGAGGAGGAGACCTCCGTGGGCGGGAAGAGGCCCCGCAAGAAGATTCTCCCTGACCGGATGAGGGCTGCTCGGGACCGAGCCAACCAGAGGCTCGTGGACTTCATCGTGAAAAAGAAGGGGGCCGATCACCACCTTCTGGACATTGTCAAAGGCAGGAAACAGTCCAGGTGGCTGACATCGTTTCTGAATTCCAAGAGGTACACTCTCTGCATTGAAACATACCTGGAGGATGAAGACCAGCTGGATGTCGTGGTGGGACATTTACAAGAAATCTACAAACAAATAGACAAGAAGAGGCTGACTCTGGCAAGGGATGACAAAGTCAGTTTTGTTGTGGAAGTTCTTCTGCCAGAAGCAATCATTTGTTCAATTGCTGCACTTGACGGATTAGGTTACAAGGAGGCAGAAGAAAAGTACCTACGGGGCCCACCCGTGCATTACCGGGAAAAACAGCTGTTTGATAAAAATATCCTAAAGAAAATGCGAAAGAGATCGGCACCCGGGCTGAAGGCTAATAAGTAA
- the LOC140628772 gene encoding synaptonemal complex protein 3-like isoform X2 → MKVTSSGCRAGNAQPGPRGSTLGPQPSALGPQHSTDPRPAALDAPPWVLTQDPRPSPREPRTSTSLDPRISTLEPRPSTLDPRSSGPAGTGARRAGGPRGVSLARSRLPHAHWASPSAQRRSRAGEADWLLPVSREALRGAWSSPRRTCCGGAGQLGGHTDTSEGGQTPLRMPPAGRKRLGRKAPAEPQRMAACDSGGGGSRELSGPEAAAAEGNHPVTEHDGEGSPPAGTFLEDVWNELQDMMERFEGEIKELFDENRKRVMMETKASVESINQKIEHVWKTQEEQRQELHHEYSQEFLTLFQELAIDIQKTKEEEEKLANIFRLQQELLQHSKTVESQRMRAFKELHEQLLKDMRDLDINQDNFLTGEQSTLGEEMSMWQKQLVMEHQRHQAALLRESLRSLLECVFDDI, encoded by the exons ATGAAAGTAACGTCCTCGGGCTGCAGAGCCGGAAACGCGcagcctgggccccggggctCAACCCTCggccctcagccctcagccctcGGCCCTCAGCACTCGACCGACCCTCGGCCCGCGGCCCTCGACGCTCCACCCTGGGTCCTGACCCAAGACCCTCGGCCCTCGCCACGTGAGCCCCGTACCTCGACCTCCCTCGACCCTCGAATCTCGACCCTCGAACCTCGACCCTCGACCCTCGACCCTCGATCCTCAGGGCCGGCAGGCACCGGCGCCCGGAGGGCAGGGGGCCCGAGGGGCGTGTCTCTGGCGAGGTCCCGCCTCCCGCATGCGCACTGGGCCAGCCCCTCAGCTCAGCGACGCTCCCGCGCAGGCGAGGCTGACTGGCTCCTCCCAGTCAGTCGCGAGGCCCTCAGAGGAGCCTGGTCGTCGCCGCGGAGGACCTGCTGTGGAG GTGCGGGACAACTCGGAGGACACACAGACACCTCGGAGGGAGGACAGACACCTCTGCGGATGCCTCCGGCTGGCAGGAAGCGCCTGGGGAGGAAAGCCCCTGCGGAGCCTCAGAGAATGGCAGCCTGTGATTCGGGCGGAGGAGGCAGCAGAGAGCTGAGTGGGCCAGAGGCTGCTGCTGCGGAAG GAAACCATCCGGTCACTGAGCACGATGGGGAAGGAAGTCCTCCTGCAGGAACCTTTCTGGAAGATGTGTG GAATGAATTACAGGACATGATGGAAAGATTTGAAG GTGAGATTAAAGAGCTCTTtgatgaaaatagaaaaagagtcaTGATGGAAACCAAAGCTTCTGTTGAAAGCATTAACCAGAAAATTGAGCATGTCTGGAAAACTCAGGAAGAGCAAAG GCAGGAGCTTCATCATGAATACTCTCAGGAGTTTCTAACTTTGTTTCAAGAGTTGGCTATCGATATACAGAAAaccaaggaagaagaagaaaaactcgCT AATATATTCCGACTGCAACAGGAATTATTACAACACTCCAAAACTGTTGAGAGCCAGAGAATGCGAGCATTTAAAGAGCTGCATGAGCAATTGTTAAAG GACATGAGAGACTTGGACATCAATCAGGACAATTTTCTTACTGGTGAGCAGAGCACGCTTGGGGAAGAAATGTCCATGTGGCAAAAACAACTTGTGATGGAACAC CAACGTCACCAGGCGGCACTCCTTCGAGAGTCTCTTCGTTCTCTGCTGGAATGTGTCTTTGATGACATTTGA
- the LOC140628772 gene encoding synaptonemal complex protein 3-like isoform X1 — protein sequence MKVTSSGCRAGNAQPGPRGSTLGPQPSALGPQHSTDPRPAALDAPPWVLTQDPRPSPREPRTSTSLDPRISTLEPRPSTLDPRSSGPAGTGARRAGGPRGVSLARSRLPHAHWASPSAQRRSRAGEADWLLPVSREALRGAWSSPRRTCCGGRAGQLGGHTDTSEGGQTPLRMPPAGRKRLGRKAPAEPQRMAACDSGGGGSRELSGPEAAAAEGNHPVTEHDGEGSPPAGTFLEDVWNELQDMMERFEGEIKELFDENRKRVMMETKASVESINQKIEHVWKTQEEQRQELHHEYSQEFLTLFQELAIDIQKTKEEEEKLANIFRLQQELLQHSKTVESQRMRAFKELHEQLLKDMRDLDINQDNFLTGEQSTLGEEMSMWQKQLVMEHQRHQAALLRESLRSLLECVFDDI from the exons ATGAAAGTAACGTCCTCGGGCTGCAGAGCCGGAAACGCGcagcctgggccccggggctCAACCCTCggccctcagccctcagccctcGGCCCTCAGCACTCGACCGACCCTCGGCCCGCGGCCCTCGACGCTCCACCCTGGGTCCTGACCCAAGACCCTCGGCCCTCGCCACGTGAGCCCCGTACCTCGACCTCCCTCGACCCTCGAATCTCGACCCTCGAACCTCGACCCTCGACCCTCGACCCTCGATCCTCAGGGCCGGCAGGCACCGGCGCCCGGAGGGCAGGGGGCCCGAGGGGCGTGTCTCTGGCGAGGTCCCGCCTCCCGCATGCGCACTGGGCCAGCCCCTCAGCTCAGCGACGCTCCCGCGCAGGCGAGGCTGACTGGCTCCTCCCAGTCAGTCGCGAGGCCCTCAGAGGAGCCTGGTCGTCGCCGCGGAGGACCTGCTGTGGAGGTC GTGCGGGACAACTCGGAGGACACACAGACACCTCGGAGGGAGGACAGACACCTCTGCGGATGCCTCCGGCTGGCAGGAAGCGCCTGGGGAGGAAAGCCCCTGCGGAGCCTCAGAGAATGGCAGCCTGTGATTCGGGCGGAGGAGGCAGCAGAGAGCTGAGTGGGCCAGAGGCTGCTGCTGCGGAAG GAAACCATCCGGTCACTGAGCACGATGGGGAAGGAAGTCCTCCTGCAGGAACCTTTCTGGAAGATGTGTG GAATGAATTACAGGACATGATGGAAAGATTTGAAG GTGAGATTAAAGAGCTCTTtgatgaaaatagaaaaagagtcaTGATGGAAACCAAAGCTTCTGTTGAAAGCATTAACCAGAAAATTGAGCATGTCTGGAAAACTCAGGAAGAGCAAAG GCAGGAGCTTCATCATGAATACTCTCAGGAGTTTCTAACTTTGTTTCAAGAGTTGGCTATCGATATACAGAAAaccaaggaagaagaagaaaaactcgCT AATATATTCCGACTGCAACAGGAATTATTACAACACTCCAAAACTGTTGAGAGCCAGAGAATGCGAGCATTTAAAGAGCTGCATGAGCAATTGTTAAAG GACATGAGAGACTTGGACATCAATCAGGACAATTTTCTTACTGGTGAGCAGAGCACGCTTGGGGAAGAAATGTCCATGTGGCAAAAACAACTTGTGATGGAACAC CAACGTCACCAGGCGGCACTCCTTCGAGAGTCTCTTCGTTCTCTGCTGGAATGTGTCTTTGATGACATTTGA
- the LOC140628772 gene encoding synaptonemal complex protein 3-like isoform X3: protein MKVTSSGCRAGNAQPGPRGSTLGPQPSALGPQHSTDPRPAALDAPPWVLTQDPRPSPREPRTSTSLDPRISTLEPRPSTLDPRSSGPAGTGARRAGGPRGVSLARSRLPHAHWASPSAQRRSRAGEADWLLPVSREALRGAWSSPRRTCCGGRAGQLGGHTDTSEGGQTPLRMPPAGRKRLGRKAPAEPQRMAACDSGGGGSRELSGPEAAAAEGNHPVTEHDGEGSPPAGTFLEDVWNELQDMMERFEGEIKELFDENRKRVMMETKASVESINQKIEHVWKTQEEQRQELHHEYSQEFLTLFQELAIDIQKTKEEEEKLADMRDLDINQDNFLTGEQSTLGEEMSMWQKQLVMEHQRHQAALLRESLRSLLECVFDDI, encoded by the exons ATGAAAGTAACGTCCTCGGGCTGCAGAGCCGGAAACGCGcagcctgggccccggggctCAACCCTCggccctcagccctcagccctcGGCCCTCAGCACTCGACCGACCCTCGGCCCGCGGCCCTCGACGCTCCACCCTGGGTCCTGACCCAAGACCCTCGGCCCTCGCCACGTGAGCCCCGTACCTCGACCTCCCTCGACCCTCGAATCTCGACCCTCGAACCTCGACCCTCGACCCTCGACCCTCGATCCTCAGGGCCGGCAGGCACCGGCGCCCGGAGGGCAGGGGGCCCGAGGGGCGTGTCTCTGGCGAGGTCCCGCCTCCCGCATGCGCACTGGGCCAGCCCCTCAGCTCAGCGACGCTCCCGCGCAGGCGAGGCTGACTGGCTCCTCCCAGTCAGTCGCGAGGCCCTCAGAGGAGCCTGGTCGTCGCCGCGGAGGACCTGCTGTGGAGGTC GTGCGGGACAACTCGGAGGACACACAGACACCTCGGAGGGAGGACAGACACCTCTGCGGATGCCTCCGGCTGGCAGGAAGCGCCTGGGGAGGAAAGCCCCTGCGGAGCCTCAGAGAATGGCAGCCTGTGATTCGGGCGGAGGAGGCAGCAGAGAGCTGAGTGGGCCAGAGGCTGCTGCTGCGGAAG GAAACCATCCGGTCACTGAGCACGATGGGGAAGGAAGTCCTCCTGCAGGAACCTTTCTGGAAGATGTGTG GAATGAATTACAGGACATGATGGAAAGATTTGAAG GTGAGATTAAAGAGCTCTTtgatgaaaatagaaaaagagtcaTGATGGAAACCAAAGCTTCTGTTGAAAGCATTAACCAGAAAATTGAGCATGTCTGGAAAACTCAGGAAGAGCAAAG GCAGGAGCTTCATCATGAATACTCTCAGGAGTTTCTAACTTTGTTTCAAGAGTTGGCTATCGATATACAGAAAaccaaggaagaagaagaaaaactcgCT GACATGAGAGACTTGGACATCAATCAGGACAATTTTCTTACTGGTGAGCAGAGCACGCTTGGGGAAGAAATGTCCATGTGGCAAAAACAACTTGTGATGGAACAC CAACGTCACCAGGCGGCACTCCTTCGAGAGTCTCTTCGTTCTCTGCTGGAATGTGTCTTTGATGACATTTGA